One Candidatus Eisenbacteria bacterium DNA segment encodes these proteins:
- a CDS encoding DUF423 domain-containing protein — MPSSSWFGLGAGLTGFLGVASGAFGAHALGGQLPPALLHIFETGARYQLIHALALGLVAVAHDRMQRRALTVAGWLFVAGQILFPGSLYALALTGVRQWGAVTPIGGICYIAGWLSLALAFAQRKTG, encoded by the coding sequence ATGCCCTCTTCCTCCTGGTTCGGTCTCGGTGCAGGACTGACTGGATTCCTCGGCGTCGCGAGCGGCGCCTTCGGCGCACACGCGCTCGGCGGTCAACTCCCTCCGGCGCTGCTGCACATCTTCGAGACCGGCGCCCGCTACCAGCTCATCCACGCGCTCGCCCTGGGCTTGGTGGCGGTCGCTCACGACCGCATGCAGCGCCGTGCGCTGACGGTCGCCGGCTGGCTGTTCGTCGCGGGACAGATCCTGTTTCCGGGAAGTCTCTACGCGCTCGCGCTCACCGGCGTGCGGCAGTGGGGCGCGGTCACGCCGATCGGCGGGATCTGCTACATCGCGGGATGGCTGAGTCTCGCCCTGGCGTTCGCGCAGAGGAAGACGGGCTGA
- a CDS encoding inorganic diphosphatase — protein MKQVLAAMPAFDAETGDLNVIIETPKGSRTKYAYDQRTGLFEMRKLLPAGMAFPYDFGFIPQTHAEDGDPLDVLIVSDGALFTGCRVKARLIGGFRAQQTPKGKKKAQRNDRLFAVPVLPTIPHPPGSMNELDEKLVADLESFFVSYNAVEGRVFKVLRTMTRKEAETLVRESSGNGASGRPGKKKSR, from the coding sequence ATGAAGCAGGTGCTCGCCGCCATGCCCGCGTTCGACGCCGAAACAGGCGACCTCAACGTCATCATCGAGACCCCCAAGGGGAGCCGGACGAAGTACGCCTACGACCAGAGGACGGGCCTCTTCGAGATGCGCAAGCTCCTCCCCGCCGGCATGGCCTTCCCGTACGATTTCGGCTTCATCCCACAGACCCACGCCGAGGACGGGGATCCGCTGGACGTGCTGATCGTGAGCGATGGCGCCCTGTTCACCGGCTGCCGGGTCAAGGCTCGGCTCATCGGTGGATTCCGGGCGCAGCAGACGCCCAAAGGTAAGAAGAAGGCCCAGCGCAACGACCGGCTCTTCGCAGTGCCCGTCCTGCCGACGATCCCTCATCCGCCCGGCTCCATGAACGAGCTGGACGAGAAGCTGGTGGCCGATCTCGAGTCGTTCTTCGTCTCCTACAACGCGGTCGAAGGAAGGGTCTTCAAGGTGTTGCGGACGATGACCCGGAAGGAGGCCGAGACGCTCGTGAGGGAGTCTTCTGGGAATGGCGCTTCAGGAAGGCCGGGAAAGAAGAAGAGCCGTTAG
- a CDS encoding PAS domain S-box protein, with the protein MSFPPEDPLARRPSWFRYLAAASLVALALVIRWPLEPFLQSVAPYAFFYLPILICAWYWGVGPAVFASVLSGAVTLAYLWSRNEPLALPSLLPFAVACTGMVFLARAARGQRNEQERVNGYLAAIIHSSNDAIVAKDLNGFIRSCNPACEKMFGYTQSELLGKSVTMLIPPELHYQEEEILARMRKGETIEHFDTVRVTKDGRRIDVSLTISPVRAPNGQIIGISKTARDVTEVRRAERALAAQQEWFRVTLASIGDAVIATNPDGRITFLNGPAERLTGWSKALAQGKPLSEVFHIINEQTRKPVPDPVALVMRRGTVVGMANHTVLVSRDGAEYPIADSAAPIRDESGAILGVVLVFSDMTEERRAEEALADERERFERTLESIGDGVIATDVHCHIQFMNPVAEHLTGWSVKDAVGRDCEEVFHVLNERTRQPVENPVKQVLDNGVIVGLANHTVLISRGGKEWPIDDSAAPIRNREGRIVGAVLVFRDVTERRRADQERHQTATERERLLESERLARAEAERATRVKDDFMAMVSHELRTPLNAIVGWTQLLLAAPSDPAATQRGLEVIGRNARVQAQLISDLLDVSRIVSGKLLLEVQSVDLVDVIEAAMETVAQMAKEKGVELHAELDRAPGAGLSVGDPARLQQVVWNLLSNAIKFTPGGGRIDVEMKHVEQSVEIKIRDTGVGIKPELRGRIFDRFYQQDGPTTRRHGGLGLGLSIVRHLVELHGGTVSAWSEGEGQGATFSIVLPHSAPGIRSDTSQDSSGTLPLEEQRLKNVQVLIVEDEPDTRDLLRRMLETHGALVTTAGHASEALEAVNQKPPDILLSDIGLPGTDGYELIRRVRKSESDTVRATPAIALTAFARSEERTRALQAGYHVHIAKPVEPAELIATVASLVGLRRGSRAGA; encoded by the coding sequence ATGAGCTTCCCCCCCGAGGATCCACTGGCCAGGCGTCCGTCCTGGTTCCGATATCTGGCGGCAGCGAGCCTGGTGGCGCTGGCGCTGGTGATCCGCTGGCCCCTCGAGCCCTTCCTCCAGAGTGTCGCCCCGTACGCCTTCTTCTACCTGCCGATCCTGATCTGCGCCTGGTACTGGGGCGTGGGCCCGGCCGTGTTCGCCTCGGTGCTGTCGGGAGCGGTGACGCTCGCCTATCTGTGGTCGCGGAACGAACCCCTGGCGCTGCCTTCGCTGTTGCCCTTCGCGGTGGCCTGCACCGGCATGGTGTTCCTGGCGCGTGCCGCCCGCGGGCAACGCAACGAGCAGGAGCGCGTGAACGGCTACCTGGCGGCGATCATTCACTCCTCGAACGACGCGATCGTGGCCAAGGATCTGAACGGCTTCATCCGCTCGTGCAATCCAGCCTGCGAGAAGATGTTCGGATATACGCAGTCGGAGCTGCTCGGCAAATCGGTGACGATGTTGATTCCTCCCGAGCTCCACTACCAGGAGGAGGAAATCCTGGCGCGCATGCGAAAAGGGGAGACGATCGAGCATTTCGACACGGTGCGCGTCACCAAGGATGGACGGCGGATCGACGTCTCACTGACCATCTCGCCGGTGCGGGCTCCAAACGGCCAGATCATCGGCATCTCCAAGACTGCCCGCGACGTCACCGAGGTGCGGCGCGCGGAACGGGCGCTGGCCGCGCAGCAGGAGTGGTTCCGCGTCACGCTCGCCAGCATCGGCGACGCCGTGATCGCGACCAATCCTGACGGTCGGATCACGTTCCTCAACGGCCCGGCCGAGCGCCTGACCGGCTGGAGCAAGGCGCTCGCCCAGGGAAAGCCTCTGTCCGAAGTCTTCCACATCATCAACGAGCAGACGCGCAAGCCGGTGCCGGATCCCGTGGCATTGGTGATGCGCCGCGGCACTGTCGTGGGAATGGCCAATCACACGGTGCTCGTCAGCAGGGATGGCGCGGAGTATCCGATCGCCGACAGCGCCGCCCCGATCCGCGACGAGTCCGGCGCCATCCTGGGCGTGGTGCTGGTGTTCAGCGACATGACCGAAGAGCGGCGTGCCGAGGAAGCGCTGGCCGACGAGCGAGAGCGCTTCGAGCGGACACTCGAGAGCATCGGGGACGGCGTCATCGCCACGGACGTGCACTGCCACATCCAGTTCATGAACCCCGTGGCCGAGCACCTGACCGGCTGGTCGGTGAAGGACGCCGTCGGACGGGACTGTGAAGAGGTATTCCATGTCCTCAACGAGCGGACGCGGCAACCGGTGGAGAACCCGGTCAAGCAGGTGCTCGACAACGGCGTCATCGTGGGTCTCGCCAACCACACCGTGCTCATCTCGCGTGGAGGCAAGGAATGGCCGATCGACGATAGCGCGGCGCCCATCCGGAATCGTGAGGGCCGCATCGTCGGCGCGGTGCTGGTGTTCCGCGACGTCACCGAACGGCGCCGGGCCGACCAGGAGCGGCATCAGACGGCCACCGAGCGCGAGCGCCTTCTCGAGTCCGAGCGGCTCGCCCGCGCCGAGGCGGAGCGCGCGACTCGCGTGAAGGACGACTTCATGGCGATGGTCTCGCACGAGCTGCGCACGCCGCTCAACGCCATCGTCGGCTGGACCCAGCTGCTGCTCGCGGCGCCGTCCGATCCGGCCGCGACCCAGCGCGGGCTCGAAGTGATCGGACGCAACGCGCGGGTCCAGGCACAGCTCATCTCCGACCTGCTCGACGTGAGCCGGATCGTCTCCGGCAAGCTCCTTCTCGAGGTTCAGAGCGTCGACCTGGTGGATGTCATCGAGGCCGCGATGGAGACGGTCGCGCAGATGGCCAAGGAGAAAGGGGTCGAGCTGCACGCCGAGCTCGACCGTGCCCCTGGGGCCGGGCTGAGCGTCGGCGACCCGGCGCGCCTGCAGCAGGTGGTGTGGAACCTGCTGTCGAACGCGATCAAGTTCACGCCAGGTGGCGGCCGCATCGACGTCGAGATGAAGCACGTGGAGCAGAGCGTCGAGATCAAGATCAGGGACACCGGCGTCGGCATCAAGCCCGAGCTGCGCGGCCGCATATTCGATCGCTTCTATCAGCAGGATGGGCCTACCACGCGGCGCCATGGGGGGCTGGGTCTCGGCCTGTCGATCGTGCGCCACCTGGTCGAGCTTCATGGCGGCACGGTGAGCGCCTGGAGCGAGGGCGAGGGCCAGGGCGCGACCTTCTCCATCGTGCTCCCGCACTCGGCCCCCGGCATCAGGAGTGACACGTCGCAGGATTCATCTGGAACGCTGCCGCTGGAAGAGCAGCGGCTCAAGAACGTCCAGGTGCTGATCGTCGAAGACGAACCGGACACGCGGGACCTGCTGCGCCGGATGCTCGAAACACACGGCGCGCTCGTCACCACCGCGGGTCATGCGAGCGAAGCTCTCGAGGCCGTGAACCAAAAGCCGCCCGACATCCTCCTGAGCGACATCGGGCTTCCCGGCACCGACGGCTACGAGCTGATCCGGCGGGTGCGGAAGAGCGAGAGCGATACGGTTCGAGCCACTCCCGCCATCGCGCTCACCGCGTTCGCGCGATCGGAAGAGCGCACCCGTGCGCTGCAGGCGGGGTATCACGTGCACATCGCGAAGCCCGTGGAGCCCGCGGAGCTGATTGCGACCGTCGCCAGCCTGGTCGGGCTGCGGCGCGGGAGCCGCGCGGGCGCCTAG
- a CDS encoding M48 family metalloprotease has translation MRLLSRTVLLSFIALGVGSFQARSQERPDRELIAWATLEVTPSQPAKLRLMAKSADPAITAALEQISGRPPEITDYATDWVQWSTELPAPAREQLILRQSIPLKPLMVLLQSRGEPSLSLMIQHPEAAFVHLRGARSFSLQRGTLSASVPTTRRVALLLQVGWRPGDVAKAAGWLIVALLLPILAGLVVLQRSRDRDQSPNEWFKRSQALQIITMAGWVLWMIAVEATHIAGLVEFAFPGESWARMTGLVWLLGFLPVALTLMGFMRRIARRLRGHDPLPQEAGGLLGSLRLVTPLLLLVTAATTMIGGNFRVGVFSLLGALAFLVLWPARGPTGTKPQSLSSGALRDRLFDLANRAGVKLRELYIVPMRRQRLANAFAVNGGVVMVGDELLDRMSRREVDAVLAHEITHLEHHHPLKALLASVVVVVTFSMVATAYSIPFGLPVGIACSWPIFLFLSRRFEFAADAGAAALTSDPEAAVACLGHLSRLNDTPLTWSRSWAWLVTHPTTESRGLAIGRRAGLASQRVADLLANGLPDGERYGHRERPGEEERVYSTAWKTAIQGRLGLGSLAAGVAAPAVTLAVAMAFGETVPPALVILAGTVLAFGAMLLIHDRFAARIVADLEAPLRRRLAEPPGSTTTGPAQEIFVALSPGDRPRIYEGFLDWDLGLLTIDPNALHYRGEQIALKLPRQAVRAIEVGNIAPGWIPAPRVVVRWMGPHGEESLSLRDASPRTVSGIGPSSRDLAAKLAAWHRAVEVPGAHDDPADAPTIGSVTGRTLAEVFSAHDLPVLVAFLAVLASAFSFTFGFDFWLGAQLFAAAFIGVLALRWPAMASREPSGSKAKTSEPERRAA, from the coding sequence ATGCGACTCCTGTCCAGGACGGTGTTGCTGAGCTTCATCGCGCTCGGCGTCGGGTCGTTCCAGGCCAGGTCGCAAGAGCGCCCTGATCGCGAGCTCATCGCCTGGGCCACCCTCGAGGTGACCCCCTCCCAACCCGCCAAGCTCCGCCTCATGGCCAAGTCCGCCGATCCGGCCATCACCGCGGCGCTGGAACAAATCTCCGGCCGTCCACCCGAGATCACCGACTACGCCACCGACTGGGTCCAATGGAGCACGGAACTCCCCGCGCCGGCCCGCGAACAGCTCATCCTTCGACAGTCCATCCCGCTCAAGCCGCTGATGGTGCTGCTCCAGTCCCGTGGTGAGCCGAGCCTCAGCCTGATGATCCAGCATCCCGAAGCCGCCTTCGTCCACCTGCGCGGCGCACGCTCTTTCTCGCTCCAGAGAGGCACGCTCTCGGCCTCGGTTCCGACCACGCGAAGAGTGGCGCTGCTCCTCCAGGTCGGCTGGAGGCCCGGCGACGTCGCAAAGGCCGCCGGCTGGCTGATCGTCGCGCTGCTGCTGCCGATCCTCGCCGGACTGGTCGTGCTCCAGCGCTCGCGCGATCGCGACCAGAGCCCGAACGAGTGGTTCAAGCGCTCGCAGGCGCTTCAGATCATCACGATGGCGGGCTGGGTCCTGTGGATGATCGCGGTGGAAGCCACGCACATCGCCGGCCTCGTCGAGTTCGCCTTTCCCGGCGAGAGCTGGGCGCGGATGACGGGGCTGGTGTGGCTGCTGGGCTTCCTCCCAGTCGCGCTGACCCTCATGGGGTTCATGCGGCGGATCGCGCGCCGCCTTCGCGGCCATGACCCGCTGCCCCAGGAAGCGGGTGGGCTCCTGGGCTCTCTGCGGCTCGTGACGCCGCTCCTCCTGCTCGTCACCGCGGCGACGACCATGATCGGAGGCAACTTTCGCGTGGGCGTGTTCTCGCTGCTGGGCGCCCTCGCATTCCTCGTGCTATGGCCCGCTCGCGGGCCGACCGGCACCAAGCCGCAGTCGCTTTCGAGCGGCGCGCTGCGCGACCGGCTCTTCGACCTGGCGAACCGCGCGGGCGTCAAGCTGCGCGAGCTCTACATCGTGCCGATGCGCCGCCAGCGCCTGGCGAACGCCTTCGCGGTCAACGGCGGCGTGGTCATGGTGGGGGACGAGCTGCTCGACCGCATGTCGCGGCGCGAGGTCGACGCGGTGCTGGCGCACGAGATCACCCACCTCGAGCACCATCATCCTCTCAAGGCGCTGCTGGCGTCCGTCGTCGTCGTGGTGACGTTCTCGATGGTGGCGACGGCCTACAGCATCCCGTTCGGCCTCCCGGTCGGGATCGCGTGCAGCTGGCCGATCTTCCTGTTCCTCTCGCGGCGCTTCGAGTTCGCGGCCGATGCAGGCGCCGCGGCGCTCACGAGCGACCCGGAAGCGGCGGTGGCCTGCCTGGGGCATCTGTCTCGTCTCAACGACACGCCGCTCACCTGGAGCCGGAGCTGGGCGTGGCTGGTCACGCATCCGACCACCGAGTCACGCGGCCTGGCGATCGGGCGCCGCGCCGGACTCGCCTCGCAGCGAGTCGCCGATCTGCTGGCGAACGGGCTTCCGGACGGCGAGCGCTACGGCCATCGGGAGCGCCCGGGCGAGGAGGAGCGCGTGTACTCGACCGCATGGAAGACCGCGATCCAGGGCCGGCTCGGGCTCGGCTCCCTGGCCGCGGGCGTCGCGGCTCCGGCGGTGACGCTGGCGGTGGCGATGGCGTTCGGCGAGACCGTGCCGCCGGCGCTCGTGATCCTGGCGGGGACGGTGCTGGCATTTGGCGCGATGCTCCTGATTCACGATCGCTTCGCGGCCAGGATCGTGGCCGACCTCGAGGCGCCGCTGCGCCGCCGGCTCGCGGAGCCACCGGGCTCCACGACGACGGGACCCGCGCAGGAGATCTTCGTCGCGCTCTCCCCCGGCGATCGTCCGCGCATCTACGAAGGCTTCCTCGACTGGGATCTGGGCCTCCTCACGATCGACCCCAATGCTCTCCATTACCGAGGCGAGCAGATCGCTCTGAAGCTGCCGCGTCAGGCGGTGCGCGCCATCGAAGTGGGAAACATCGCGCCGGGTTGGATCCCCGCGCCGCGGGTGGTCGTGCGCTGGATGGGACCCCACGGCGAGGAGTCGCTGTCGCTGCGTGACGCGAGCCCGCGCACGGTGAGCGGGATCGGTCCAAGCTCCCGCGATCTGGCCGCCAAGCTCGCGGCCTGGCATCGCGCGGTCGAAGTCCCGGGCGCTCATGACGACCCCGCGGATGCGCCAACGATTGGCTCCGTGACCGGCCGGACGCTGGCCGAGGTCTTCTCGGCTCACGACCTTCCGGTCCTGGTCGCTTTCCTCGCCGTCCTGGCGTCGGCCTTCAGCTTCACCTTTGGCTTCGACTTCTGGCTCGGAGCGCAGCTCTTCGCCGCGGCGTTCATCGGCGTGTTGGCGCTGCGCTGGCCGGCGATGGCGTCGCGCGAGCCATCCGGCTCGAAGGCGAAGACGTCCGAGCCGGAGCGTCGCGCGGCTTAG
- a CDS encoding aldo/keto reductase: MQYTTLGRTGLAVSRLCLGCMSYGLPSWRPWVLDEERAQPFFQRAIELGINFFDTADMYSLGVSEEITGRALRKYGRLDEIVIATKVYYPTSAPTASWNPGGQGSPDPPNASGLGRKHVVQACEASLKRLGVETIDLYQLHRVDPGTPLEETLEALDLLVRQGKVRYIGCSSTWAWKLMKALAYSDAKGIARFVSMQNHYNLVYREEEREMLPLCIEQGVGVIPWSPLARGLLARAKDGGTPRASGDAKLAGQLYDHPSDSAVVEANRKLAAARGVSPAETALAWLLSRPGVVAPIIGATKMEHLEAAVRALDLGLSDEEVKTLEDPYQPHAVRGWIRA, from the coding sequence ATTCAGTACACGACTCTCGGCCGTACCGGTCTTGCCGTCTCGCGCCTGTGCCTGGGTTGCATGAGCTATGGGTTGCCGTCGTGGCGCCCATGGGTGCTCGACGAGGAGCGTGCCCAGCCCTTCTTCCAGCGCGCGATCGAGCTCGGCATCAACTTCTTCGATACGGCCGACATGTATTCGCTGGGTGTGAGCGAGGAGATCACCGGCCGGGCGCTGCGAAAGTACGGACGCCTCGACGAGATCGTGATCGCGACCAAGGTCTACTATCCGACGTCGGCCCCTACAGCGTCCTGGAATCCCGGCGGCCAGGGCTCACCGGATCCGCCCAATGCTTCCGGGCTTGGGCGCAAGCACGTGGTGCAGGCGTGTGAAGCGTCATTGAAGCGTCTCGGCGTGGAGACCATCGATCTGTACCAGCTCCATCGCGTCGATCCAGGCACACCGCTCGAGGAGACGCTGGAGGCGCTCGACCTGTTGGTCCGTCAGGGCAAGGTGCGCTACATCGGATGCAGCTCGACCTGGGCGTGGAAGCTGATGAAGGCGCTCGCCTACTCCGACGCCAAGGGGATCGCGCGGTTCGTCTCGATGCAGAACCACTACAACCTGGTGTATCGAGAGGAAGAGCGCGAGATGTTGCCGCTGTGCATCGAGCAGGGCGTGGGCGTGATCCCCTGGTCCCCGCTTGCGCGGGGCTTGCTGGCGCGCGCGAAGGACGGCGGCACGCCGCGGGCGAGCGGAGACGCGAAGCTCGCGGGACAGCTCTACGACCATCCCAGCGACTCGGCGGTCGTCGAGGCGAATCGGAAGCTTGCGGCCGCGCGCGGAGTCTCCCCCGCCGAGACCGCGCTCGCCTGGCTGCTCTCCCGGCCGGGTGTCGTCGCACCGATCATCGGCGCCACGAAGATGGAGCATCTCGAGGCCGCGGTGCGCGCGTTGGACCTCGGGCTCAGCGATGAGGAAGTGAAAACGCTCGAAGACCCCTATCAGCCGCACGCCGTTCGCGGCTGGATCCGAGCTTAG
- a CDS encoding DUF72 domain-containing protein, which yields MRTRRGRQKSPLRIGISGWNYPSWRGVFYPKGLAQRRELEYASRQLNSVEINGTFYSLQRPEYFQRWYDATPPGFLFAIKGSRFITHMKKLREIETPLANFFASGPLVLNDKLGPILWQFGPRWPLDLERLEAFLDLLPRTTREAARLARRHDERLPGRAFTHAAQDLPLRYAIEPRHPSWFSPRLLGLLRRHDVALVFADTADTFPYAEDITADFIYIRLHGRGQIYVGGYSKGQLAIWSERIRAWSEGGEPDDPVKIEERTSRASPRDVYVYFDNDAKVHAPFDALTLANMLDIGRGEASAGYLRATSAAQSRRPPRTLLTLVKP from the coding sequence ATGAGGACTCGCCGCGGCCGCCAGAAGTCCCCCCTTCGCATCGGCATCTCCGGCTGGAACTACCCGTCCTGGCGCGGCGTCTTCTACCCCAAGGGGCTCGCCCAGCGCCGCGAGCTGGAGTACGCGAGCCGGCAGCTCAACTCGGTCGAGATCAACGGCACTTTCTACAGTCTCCAGCGCCCTGAGTACTTCCAGCGCTGGTACGACGCCACCCCGCCGGGCTTCCTCTTCGCGATCAAAGGATCACGTTTCATCACGCACATGAAGAAGCTGCGTGAGATCGAGACGCCGCTGGCCAACTTCTTCGCCTCCGGGCCACTGGTCCTGAACGACAAGCTCGGTCCGATACTCTGGCAGTTCGGTCCGCGGTGGCCCCTGGACCTGGAGCGCCTCGAAGCCTTCCTCGATCTCCTGCCGCGCACCACGCGCGAGGCCGCGCGCCTCGCCCGGCGTCACGACGAACGCCTCCCGGGCCGCGCCTTCACTCATGCCGCGCAGGACCTGCCGCTCCGCTATGCCATCGAGCCGCGCCATCCCAGCTGGTTCTCACCGCGTCTGCTGGGCTTGCTCCGCCGTCACGATGTCGCCCTGGTGTTCGCCGACACCGCCGATACGTTCCCGTACGCCGAGGACATCACGGCGGACTTCATCTACATCCGCCTCCACGGAAGAGGACAGATCTACGTCGGCGGTTACAGCAAGGGCCAGCTGGCCATCTGGTCGGAGCGCATCCGGGCATGGTCGGAAGGAGGAGAGCCCGACGATCCGGTCAAGATCGAGGAACGGACGTCTCGAGCGAGCCCGCGTGACGTCTACGTCTACTTCGACAACGACGCCAAGGTCCACGCGCCTTTCGACGCGCTGACGCTCGCGAACATGCTCGATATCGGACGAGGTGAAGCCTCGGCCGGCTATCTGCGCGCGACTTCGGCGGCCCAGTCCCGCAGGCCACCGCGCACACTGCTCACGTTGGTGAAGCCCTGA
- a CDS encoding pyridoxal-phosphate dependent enzyme — protein MSDHSKRVYDSIVELLSSVENPTPLVKIRRLSPYRHTTVYAKLEWYNPFGAVKDRIAAQLLHDAEARGVKLEHLVEPTSGNTGMALAMLANARELDFTATLSMAIPEEKRAALRAFGAKLVELSDDLCPMPGAPEGAMEKANELAQQPGWHQLNQYKNPANPEAHFRTTGPEIWRQTEGKITHFVAGLGTCGTITGTGRFLKSQNPAVKVLGVHPSEGHDIPGVRSRRALKLTDFFLPQEYDGVLEIGNDEAYQMCKRLNQEESLIAGPSSGMALSGAFEMVPDEPGALCVVMFPDSVFKYISSLRKHLPELFPAAAAQPAATPEPSVDEVTPAEAIQMIRAGAALVDVRTPAEFIEGHVEDSVNIPVQSLEAGPVQGLPADKHAPIVTVCATGRRSLAAVQALKAQGFTNVSSVRGGLRDWAAEVARR, from the coding sequence ATGTCTGACCACTCCAAGCGCGTCTACGACTCCATCGTCGAGCTGCTCTCCAGCGTGGAGAATCCCACGCCGCTGGTGAAGATTCGCCGACTCAGTCCCTACCGGCATACCACCGTCTACGCGAAGCTCGAGTGGTACAACCCCTTCGGCGCGGTGAAGGACAGGATCGCCGCACAGCTCCTGCACGACGCCGAGGCGCGCGGCGTGAAGCTCGAGCACCTGGTGGAGCCGACTTCCGGCAACACGGGCATGGCGCTGGCGATGCTCGCCAACGCGCGGGAGCTCGACTTCACCGCGACGCTCTCGATGGCCATTCCCGAAGAGAAGCGCGCCGCGTTGCGCGCCTTCGGCGCGAAGCTGGTGGAGCTGTCCGACGATCTCTGTCCGATGCCCGGCGCGCCCGAAGGCGCGATGGAGAAAGCCAACGAGCTGGCCCAGCAGCCTGGATGGCACCAGCTCAACCAGTACAAGAACCCCGCGAACCCCGAAGCCCACTTCCGAACCACGGGCCCCGAGATCTGGCGGCAGACCGAAGGAAAGATCACGCACTTCGTGGCCGGCCTTGGAACGTGCGGCACGATCACCGGCACCGGCCGATTCCTGAAGTCACAGAACCCCGCGGTCAAGGTGCTCGGTGTTCATCCCAGCGAAGGCCACGACATCCCTGGCGTTCGGAGCCGTCGAGCGCTCAAGCTCACCGACTTCTTCCTGCCCCAGGAGTACGACGGCGTGCTCGAGATCGGCAACGACGAGGCGTACCAGATGTGCAAGCGCCTCAATCAGGAAGAGAGCCTGATCGCGGGTCCGAGCAGCGGCATGGCGCTCTCCGGCGCCTTCGAGATGGTGCCCGACGAGCCCGGTGCTCTATGCGTCGTGATGTTCCCCGACAGCGTGTTCAAGTACATCTCGTCGCTTCGGAAGCACTTGCCTGAACTGTTCCCGGCGGCCGCGGCGCAGCCGGCGGCCACACCCGAGCCGAGCGTGGACGAGGTCACACCGGCCGAGGCCATCCAGATGATTCGCGCCGGCGCCGCCCTGGTCGACGTGCGCACGCCGGCTGAGTTCATCGAAGGCCACGTCGAGGACTCGGTCAACATCCCGGTCCAGTCGCTCGAGGCGGGACCGGTGCAAGGGCTGCCGGCCGACAAGCACGCCCCGATCGTGACCGTGTGCGCGACAGGCCGGCGATCGCTGGCGGCCGTCCAGGCGCTGAAGGCTCAGGGCTTCACCAACGTGAGCAGTGTGCGCGGTGGCCTGCGGGACTGGGCCGCCGAAGTCGCGCGCAGATAG
- a CDS encoding exodeoxyribonuclease III, which translates to MRIATWNVNSLKARIEKVTWWLDRARPDVLLMQETKLADEDAPVATFRDLGYELIHHGQKTWNGVAIASRAGVADVVANFGEPMRLDPTPEVGDDQPLAEARMVSAICAGVRVVSLYAPNGRVVGSPFYEAKLEWYERLARWLAETTSPSEPLVLGGDFNVAPADLDVWDAKRAHGGTHVSSRERAAFARLLEWGLIDSYRVHHQEPGRYTWWDYRAGDFHKNCGMRIDHLLATQPVAGRVVWAEIDREARKGKPIPSDHAPLVIDLDEPGHPFDAGWASADERIAARIAKAAAGKR; encoded by the coding sequence ATGCGGATCGCCACCTGGAACGTCAACTCGCTGAAGGCGCGGATCGAGAAAGTCACGTGGTGGCTGGACCGCGCCCGCCCCGACGTGCTGCTGATGCAGGAGACCAAGCTGGCCGACGAGGACGCGCCGGTGGCGACGTTCCGGGACCTCGGCTACGAGCTGATCCATCACGGCCAGAAGACCTGGAACGGCGTCGCGATCGCGAGCCGGGCCGGCGTTGCGGACGTCGTCGCGAACTTCGGCGAGCCGATGCGGCTGGACCCGACCCCCGAGGTGGGCGATGACCAGCCTCTCGCCGAAGCGCGAATGGTCTCCGCGATCTGCGCCGGCGTGCGCGTCGTGTCGCTCTATGCGCCCAACGGCCGCGTCGTCGGCTCGCCGTTCTACGAGGCCAAGCTCGAATGGTACGAGCGGCTCGCGCGCTGGCTGGCCGAGACCACGAGCCCTTCCGAGCCGCTGGTCCTGGGCGGGGACTTCAACGTGGCGCCTGCGGATCTCGACGTGTGGGACGCCAAACGCGCGCACGGAGGCACGCACGTCTCCAGTCGCGAACGGGCGGCCTTCGCGCGGTTGCTCGAGTGGGGGCTGATCGATTCGTACCGCGTCCATCACCAGGAGCCCGGCCGCTACACCTGGTGGGACTATCGCGCCGGGGACTTCCACAAGAACTGCGGCATGCGCATCGATCACCTGCTGGCGACGCAGCCGGTCGCGGGCCGCGTGGTGTGGGCCGAGATCGATCGCGAGGCGCGCAAGGGAAAACCGATCCCCTCCGATCACGCGCCATTGGTGATCGACCTGGACGAGCCCGGCCACCCATTCGACGCCGGCTGGGCGAGCGCGGACGAGCGGATCGCGGCGCGGATCGCGAAGGCCGCCGCGGGGAAGCGCTAA